TACTTGCTTAAGCTGAAGCTCGGAGATTTTGTCGCCGGTACCGGCTAGATAGGTGAGCTGATTGATCCGCTCATCCATCTCTCCCTGAGGGGGAAGTCCGTCGGCCAGCCGCTTCATGCGGTTAGCTTCGCTTTCATCAAATGTCATGTGCCGAATGTTAGCACAAAAACCCCTATTTGTCAATCTGGTAAGCCCTATTCAGAGCGCAGTGCAGTAATAGGGTCTTTGCGCAAAAGGCTGTAGAGCGGCAAGAGTGTTCCTAGTATGGAGGCACCTAGGATGGCCCCAAAGACACCAAGGAGATGGGAGGGGTCCAGCCCAAGTAGTGTGACTCGGAGGTTCAGGTTGTTCGAGCCGCTGATACTGACAATTTGATAGCCCAAGGTTTCGCCAAACCGTGCCGTAAGGTAGAGGGCAAGAAGCGAAGCTATCGCAAGCGCCACCAGCATGCCCAAGATGGCAATAAAGGCACTGTAGGTAACGTAGAGCTGGACAATGTCGCTGGCCTTGGCCCCAATGGCGCGGAAGACGCCAGTTTCCCGCTCACTATCGGCAATGATCTTGGAGAGGGTAGTCAGCATGGCCAGTGCTACCGCGGCAAGGAGGCCAATGAGGATGTACTTAAGGACACTAGTAACACCGTCCCGTAGTTCCCGGAACTCGTACATGGGATCGCCAAAGGAGTGGGCAAAACGCGAGGTAGTACCAGGTGCAAAGTTGCCAGCTTTGGTGATCTTCTCAATGTAAGCCGTCTTGCTTGCTTCACTAGGGAAGGAGAGGAAGAAAGACGAAGGTGAGGATGGGTCGGGTGCTGCACTTCCCATGGCAACGCGCATTTCCTCAAGCGGGGTGAGGATGGTGAACTGGTCCCCACCACCAAAGAGACCAGAGCTGGTCAGGAAGCCTTGCACGGTAACCTTCAAGGGTGTCTTTGTGGTGCCATCTGACTCTGCGCGCTCCAGTGTCATGGTGCGTCCCAGCCAGCGGTCCAAAACTTCCCGGGTTTTAGTCACCTTGAAAGAAGCCGTGTCACTGTCGCTAAAGGTAACATCCTCAATCCACAGGATAAAATCCCTATTAACAAGGGCAGGGATGGTTCCCGTAACTGCGGCGGGTGGATTGGTGGCTAGGTTAAGTATGAAGAGATCTTTGCTGCGCCCTCCCACCTGTGCGCTGCTGGAGAAGCTGTTTCGCATGGGGTCGCTGATCGTAGCGGCAGGTGGAACAGGGTCCAGTAGGGTAAAGCTGCCGTACCCTACTTCTTGGTAGATAGCGGTGGCGTCCTCGTCTTTTACCAGTTCACGGTACTGCTCTAGGGTATGAGCTGGTGGCGCCTGGGCTTCAACTGAACCCCCTACGCCAGTCTTAAGCTCTGGAAAAGTATAGATGGACTCTTGTACAAGGTTGAGGCTGGCCATGGCAGGATTCCCTGCGTTTTTCAGCGCATTCTCAATACCGGTGCTTACAAAGGAAGCCACAAGCATGATGCTGGCTACCAAAGAAGCAGCTACCACGGTGACAATGCTGCGCCCTAACCGGGTACGGAACTTAGTGGTGGCAAGTAGGGTGGCGTAGCGGATATTCATAGCACCCTCCCATCTTTAAGTTCGATAATGCGGTCGGCTTGGTTAGCCACCCGCTGGTCATGGGTAACTACAACGATGGTGGTACCAAACTCTTTCCTGACTTGTTCAAACAAATCCATGATCCCCTGGGCGTTGGTGCTGTCCAGGTTGCCGGTTGGTTCATCAGCCAAAATGAGCTTGGGCTGGTTCATGAGTGCACGGGCAATGGCGGCACGCTGCATTTGGCCGCCAGAGAGCTCGCGGGGGAGGTGTTTGGCGCGGTCACTAAGGCCTACTGCCCCAATGAAGCGCTCGGCACGGGCAGTGCGTTCGGCATCGGTCATCTGCAGGAACATGGTGGGGACCTTCACGTTGGTAGTTAGGTCAAGGAAGGGCTGGAGATAAAAGAACTGAAAAACAAAGCCAAGGGTCTCGGCCCGGTAGCGGGCCAGGGACGTGCCCCGAAGGGAGCTGACGCGGGTGTCGCCCACGGTTACCGTGCCGGTGGTTGGATGGTCCAGGCCGGCAATAAGGTGGAGAAGGGTGCTTTTTCCGCTTCCGCTAGGCCCGGTCAAGGCTACAATCTCACCTGTCCCAATGGTGACTGAGACATCTTGCAGTGCGTTTACGACAGTTTTCCCAAGCTTGTAGGTCTTGGTGGCGCTCTCTACGACTACCAGGGGCGAACCAGCTGGTGCGTGCTTGCCCTTCTTTGGGGTTGCTGGCGCTAGTGCTGCCAGGTCCTTAACGAGTTGTTCCACATCGCTGCCGTAGGCAGCTTGAATCTCCTGAAGGAGTTTTGTGCGTTCCATGGCTCTA
Above is a window of Verrucomicrobiia bacterium DNA encoding:
- a CDS encoding ABC transporter permease is translated as MNIRYATLLATTKFRTRLGRSIVTVVAASLVASIMLVASFVSTGIENALKNAGNPAMASLNLVQESIYTFPELKTGVGGSVEAQAPPAHTLEQYRELVKDEDATAIYQEVGYGSFTLLDPVPPAATISDPMRNSFSSSAQVGGRSKDLFILNLATNPPAAVTGTIPALVNRDFILWIEDVTFSDSDTASFKVTKTREVLDRWLGRTMTLERAESDGTTKTPLKVTVQGFLTSSGLFGGGDQFTILTPLEEMRVAMGSAAPDPSSPSSFFLSFPSEASKTAYIEKITKAGNFAPGTTSRFAHSFGDPMYEFRELRDGVTSVLKYILIGLLAAVALAMLTTLSKIIADSERETGVFRAIGAKASDIVQLYVTYSAFIAILGMLVALAIASLLALYLTARFGETLGYQIVSISGSNNLNLRVTLLGLDPSHLLGVFGAILGASILGTLLPLYSLLRKDPITALRSE
- a CDS encoding ABC transporter ATP-binding protein, coding for MERTKLLQEIQAAYGSDVEQLVKDLAALAPATPKKGKHAPAGSPLVVVESATKTYKLGKTVVNALQDVSVTIGTGEIVALTGPSGSGKSTLLHLIAGLDHPTTGTVTVGDTRVSSLRGTSLARYRAETLGFVFQFFYLQPFLDLTTNVKVPTMFLQMTDAERTARAERFIGAVGLSDRAKHLPRELSGGQMQRAAIARALMNQPKLILADEPTGNLDSTNAQGIMDLFEQVRKEFGTTIVVVTHDQRVANQADRIIELKDGRVL